One window of Camelina sativa cultivar DH55 chromosome 4, Cs, whole genome shotgun sequence genomic DNA carries:
- the LOC104782186 gene encoding beta-glucuronosyltransferase GlcAT14C → MKRSHITSPRSYSRPVVTVFGVLLLFLLGLTLTSRKPSDSSSGLTPNRILTGESKIPRLAYLVTGTKGDGKRVKRLLRAIHHPRNYYLLHLDLEASDEERMELAKYVRSEKKKFGNVMVVGLADLVTEKGPTMLASTLHGVAIFLKKAKDWDWFINLSSSDYPLMPQDDILHIFSYLPRYLNFIEHTSNIGWKENQRARPIIIDPGFYHLKKSGVFWAKERRSLPASFKLFMGSTSVALTRPFLEFCIWGWDNLPRTLLMYYTNFLLSSEGYFQTVVCNNKDYQNTTVNHDLHYTNWDPLLQQRALNLTVENFLDMVQSGAPFARQFREDDLLLDKIDTELLGQTENGLGLKTPEVVKPTVSWKRFEKLMVRLLDHENFRAKQCK, encoded by the exons atgaaaagatCTCACATTACTTCTCCTCGTTCTTATTCTCGACCGGTGGTTACAGTATTCGGcgttttacttttatttcttctgGGTTTAACACTAACCTCTCGAAAACCTTCAGATTCATCCTCCGGTTTAACCCCAAACCGAATCCTAACCGGAGAATCGAAGATTCCGAGGCTAGCTTATCTGGTAACGGGGACGAAAGGAGATGGGAAACGTGTGAAGAGGCTGTTGAGAGCGATACACCATCCGAGAAATTACTATCTTCTTCATTTGGACCTCGAAGCTTCCGATGAAGAGAGGATGGAGCTTGCTAAGTATGTgagatcggagaagaagaagtttgggaATGTTATGGTCGTTGGTTTGGCTGATTTGGTTACGGAGAAAGGTCCGACGATGTTAGCTAGTACGCTTCATGGTGTTGCGATTTTTTTGAAGAAAGCTAAGGATTGGGATTGGTTTATTAATCTTAGCTCTTCTGATTACCCTCTCATGCCTCAAGATG ATATTTTGCACATCTTCTCATACTTGCCTCGCTACCTGAACTTCATTGAGCACACAAGCAACATCGGTTGGAAAGA GAACCAAAGAGCAAGGCCTATCATTATCGATCCCGGCTTTTACCATTTGAAGAAGTCTGGTGTCTTTTGGGCTAAAGAACGGAGATCTTTGCCTGCTTCATTCAAACTTTTCatgg GTTCAACCAGCGTAGCTTTAACAAGACCATTCCTCGAGTTCTGCATTTGGGGATGGGACAATCTCCCAAGAACGTTATTGATGTACTATACCAACTTCCTCTTATCATCCGAAGGCTATTTTCAGACAGTTGTGTGCAACAACAAAGATTATCAGAACACAACTGTTAACCACGACCTGCATTACACAAATTGGGATCCGCTTCTTCAACAGCGCGCCTTGAATCTAACGGTTGAGAATTTCTTGGATATGGTCCAAAGCGGGGCTCCATTCGCAAGGCAGTTTCGAGAGGATGATCTCTTACTCGATAAGATCGATACCGAGCTGTTGGGTCAAACAGAAAATGGATTGGGGTTGAAGACTCCTGAGGTTGTTAAGCCAACGGTGAGTTGGAAGAGGTTTGAGAAGCTCATGGTTAGGCTTCTTGACCATGAGAATTTCAGGGCTAAGCAATGTAAAtag
- the LOC104782185 gene encoding RING-H2 finger protein ATL33-like — protein sequence MFNNSTTTFGSSSGYGAVVPTPAVTVPDTVFPGTTITTNSTFIIFGPPPPFPAPPRSIDLSPLKLIFAVIAIVAVPALVYALFFTVPCSSSSRRNSSSSRRSSSTTSSSNDVTVDITSPTTTVVSPPESGDKFQKEKHSKEIGNECTVCLYVITDGEKIRRLTCDHAFHVDCIEEWLQDHPNCPICRAEVPVKQQSTETAAAANVTTVNANRSGGNRRVSATNRDDDWRQGLPDASSLV from the coding sequence ATGTTCAATAATTCAACAACAACCTTCGGCTCCAGCTCCGGCTACGGCGCCGTCGTCCCAACTCCCGCCGTTACTGTTCCCGACACCGTCTTTCCCGGCACCACCATCACTACCAATTCAACCTTCATCATCTTCGGACCTCCACCACCGTTCCCAGCTCCTCCACGAAGCATCGACCTCTCTCCTCTCAAACTAATCTTTGCCGTCATCGCAATCGTCGCCGTTCCCGCTTTAGTTTACGCTCTCTTCTTCACCGTCCCTTGCTCTTCTTCCTCCCGACGCAACTCCTCTTCCTCACGCCGCAGCAGCAGCACAACCTCGTCCTCCAACGACGTCACCGTCGACATCACCTCACCGACCACCACCGTAGTATCTCCTCCTGAATCCGGCGATAAATTCCAAAAGGAGAAACATTCGAAAGAGATCGGAAACGAGTGCACGGTGTGTCTCTACGTAATCACCGACGGTGAAAAAATACGGCGGCTTACGTGTGACCACGCTTTCCACGTGGATTGTATTGAAGAGTGGCTTCAAGATCATCCTAATTGTCCCATTTGCCGAGCTGAAGTCCCTGTTAAACAACAGAGCACCGAAACCGCAGCAGCTGCCAACGTTACTACTGTTAACGCGAATCGCAGCGGTGGAAACCGTCGCGTTTCGGCCACTAATAGAGATGACGATTGGCGTCAAGGCTTACCTGATGCTTCTAgtttagtttga
- the LOC104782187 gene encoding dof zinc finger protein DOF2.4 — MVFSSIQAYLDSSNWQQAPPSNYNQDGAGASATGGHVLRPQLQQQQQQPQSNGSGGCGSIRAGSMVDRARQANVALPEAALKCPRCESTNTKFCYFNNYSLTQPRHFCKTCRRYWTRGGALRNVPVGGGCRRNRRSKSSSNNNNNSTATSNNNSFSSGNASTISSILSSHYGGNQESILSQILSPGRLMNPTYNHLGDLANNTKTDNNMSLLNYGGLSQDLRSIHMGTSGGSLMSCVDEWRSTSHHQQPSLGGGNLDDSSNPNPSSNGFYPFESPRITSASISSALASQFSSVKVEDNPYKWVNVNGNCSSWTDLSAFGSSR, encoded by the exons ATGGTTTTCTCCTCCATCCAAGCTTATCTTGATTCATCCAACTGGCAACAA GCTCCTCCGAGCAATTACAATCAGGACGGTGCAGGAGCCTCAGCAACTGGAGGTCATGTTCTTCGTCCTCAgctgcagcagcaacaacagcagccACAGTCTAATGGGAGCGGAGGCTGCGGTTCTATCCGAGCAGGATCGATGGTGGATAGAGCAAGACAAGCAAACGTAGCCTTACCAGAAGCAGCACTGAAATGTCCAAGATGCGAATCCACCAACACTAAGTTCTGCTACTTCAACAACTACAGCCTCACTCAGCCACGCCACTTCTGCAAGACCTGCCGAAGATACTGGACACGTGGCGGTGCCCTCCGCAACGTCCCCGTAGGCGGTGGCTGCCGAAGAAATCGGCGTTCTAAAAGCagtagcaacaacaacaataacagcACTGCTActagcaacaacaacagcttcTCATCCGGGAATGCATCGACCATCAGCTCGATTCTCTCTTCTCACTATGGAGGAAACCAAGAGAGTATCTTAAGCCAGATTTTGTCTCCGGGGAGGCTAATGAATCCTACTTATAATCATCTCGGAGATCTCgcaaataatacaaaaacagacAACAACATGAGCTTGCTGAACTATGGAGGATTGAGTCAAGACTTGAGGTCAATCCATATGGGAACATCTGGTGGCTCGCTTATGAGCTGTGTTGATGAGTGGAGATCGACGTCTCATCATCAGCAGCCGAGTTTGGGAGGTGGAAACTTGGACGATTCCTCTAATCCTAATCCATCCTCAAATGGGTTTTACCCTTTTGAGTCGCCGAGGATAACCTCAGCCTCGATCTCTTCTGCTTTGGCATCGCAATTTTCTTCGGTTAAAGTTGAAGATAATCCTTACAAATGGGTTAATGTCAATGGTAACTGCTCTTCCTGGACTGATCTTTCCGCTTTCGGCTCTTCTCGTTGA